In one Mucilaginibacter ginsenosidivorax genomic region, the following are encoded:
- a CDS encoding T9SS type B sorting domain-containing protein codes for MKKHLHLPLIIALLLLVMIKAWATPGRRENDAFKILSKSTTAAPQLIIGEVTGAISACVGTASASPAVQQFTVSASGLSADVTVTAPADFEVSLTADGTYSASVVLTQTSGLISGQVVYVRSSAQAAAGNISGDVALTSGEVTQTARVSGHINPLPLVSPIPDQTVQNGQLTNGVIFTGNARSFSWTNDNTTIGLAASGNRGIPSFTAVNTGTTPVTAHITVTPAPASYAYAANSSSNSVSLINTITNNVEQVITDGMPPNSSPQRLVFSPDKSLLYAENEGSHTIAVISTVANKVITTFPAGFDPVGMVISPDGSKLYVTDGSINQLTTINTTNYAVIKTVTTGDTPYDLTISADGKKLYIINAGSNIVQFYDIATGYFEYAIITGTTPNSVIISPDNKTLYVANYNSHDVAVIDIAARRILYKIDVGTAANCLAISPDGARLYVSQINDKKVTVINTLTRSIVTTVDVGQNPAGITINSDGSKVYVVNSLSPYISVINAATNTVAQQIPVQSGGRFMAILSDNECPGLPVQFSITVNPSAVAVGISIPNSFSPNGDGSNDLWAITGLSAYPQNTVEVFNRYGQRIFRSAGYNTSWDGTFNGQLVPPATYYYIVNLKNGKKALSGSVTVVR; via the coding sequence ATGAAAAAACACCTGCATCTACCGTTAATAATTGCTTTACTGCTACTGGTAATGATAAAAGCCTGGGCAACGCCGGGCCGACGGGAAAATGATGCTTTTAAAATATTATCCAAATCTACAACCGCCGCGCCACAGTTAATAATTGGCGAGGTAACCGGGGCTATTTCTGCCTGCGTCGGTACGGCCTCTGCAAGCCCGGCCGTTCAGCAATTTACGGTGTCGGCAAGTGGTTTATCTGCCGATGTTACGGTTACAGCCCCTGCTGATTTCGAGGTGTCGCTTACCGCCGATGGTACTTATAGCGCAAGTGTTGTACTTACACAAACCTCCGGTTTAATATCCGGCCAGGTGGTTTACGTACGTTCGTCGGCACAGGCCGCGGCGGGTAATATTTCGGGCGATGTCGCGCTCACTTCGGGCGAAGTAACCCAAACAGCAAGGGTAAGCGGCCATATTAATCCGCTGCCTCTGGTTAGCCCCATCCCCGATCAAACCGTGCAAAACGGACAGCTTACCAACGGCGTTATTTTTACAGGCAACGCCCGCAGCTTCAGCTGGACAAATGATAACACTACCATCGGCCTGGCCGCAAGCGGCAACCGGGGTATACCTTCGTTTACAGCCGTAAACACGGGTACCACACCCGTTACCGCGCACATTACCGTTACCCCCGCGCCTGCAAGCTATGCCTATGCAGCCAACAGCTCGTCAAACTCGGTTTCGCTTATCAATACCATTACCAATAATGTCGAGCAGGTTATTACCGACGGGATGCCGCCAAACTCCAGCCCGCAGCGGCTGGTGTTTAGTCCCGATAAAAGCCTGCTGTATGCAGAAAACGAGGGCTCGCACACCATAGCTGTAATTAGTACCGTCGCCAATAAAGTAATCACCACTTTCCCGGCCGGGTTCGATCCTGTTGGGATGGTTATCAGTCCCGATGGCAGCAAGTTATATGTTACCGATGGCAGCATCAACCAGCTAACCACCATCAACACCACCAATTACGCCGTTATAAAAACCGTTACCACAGGCGATACCCCGTATGATTTAACCATCAGTGCCGACGGTAAAAAACTTTACATCATCAATGCCGGCTCAAACATTGTGCAGTTTTATGACATCGCCACCGGTTATTTTGAATATGCCATCATTACCGGCACAACGCCCAACAGTGTCATCATCAGTCCCGATAATAAAACACTGTACGTAGCCAATTATAACTCGCACGATGTAGCTGTTATAGATATTGCTGCCAGGCGTATCCTGTATAAAATAGACGTTGGCACAGCCGCCAACTGCCTGGCCATAAGCCCCGATGGAGCAAGGCTTTACGTATCCCAGATTAACGACAAAAAAGTCACCGTCATCAATACCCTGACCCGCAGCATTGTAACCACTGTCGATGTAGGCCAAAACCCGGCAGGTATAACCATCAACAGCGATGGCAGCAAGGTTTATGTGGTTAATTCCCTTTCGCCCTATATATCCGTTATCAACGCGGCTACCAACACCGTTGCGCAACAAATCCCCGTTCAATCCGGCGGCAGGTTCATGGCTATTTTAAGCGATAATGAATGCCCTGGTTTGCCCGTTCAGTTTTCCATTACCGTAAACCCATCTGCAGTTGCGGTTGGTATCAGCATCCCCAACAGCTTCTCGCCCAATGGCGATGGCAGCAACGATCTGTGGGCCATCACGGGCTTAAGCGCCTACCCCCAAAACACGGTAGAAGTATTTAACCGGTACGGCCAGCGCATATTCAGATCAGCCGGCTACAACACCTCCTGGGACGGTACCTTTAACGGCCAACTCGTTCCGCCTGCGACCTATTACTACATCGTAAACCTGAAGAACGGCAAGAAAGCGCTATCGGGCAGCGTGACGGTGGTGAGGTAG
- the idi gene encoding isopentenyl-diphosphate Delta-isomerase — protein sequence MEEYVILVDDDDNEVGAMEKMEAHLQGKKHRAFSVFVFNLKGELLLQQRALDKYHSGGKWTNTCCSHPRPGEDTLEAAHRRLMEEMGMDCQLNHVFSFSYRAAVQANLIENEYDHVFFGVSNTVPNPSPDEVEAYRYIGLDELARELDEHPADYTAWLKICFDQVYANYYQ from the coding sequence ATGGAAGAATACGTTATTTTGGTTGACGATGATGATAACGAAGTGGGTGCCATGGAAAAGATGGAGGCCCACCTGCAGGGTAAAAAGCACCGTGCATTTTCGGTATTTGTTTTTAACCTGAAAGGCGAGTTGCTATTGCAGCAGCGCGCACTGGATAAATACCACTCGGGCGGCAAATGGACAAACACCTGCTGCAGCCACCCGCGGCCAGGTGAGGATACACTGGAAGCCGCCCATCGCCGTTTAATGGAAGAGATGGGTATGGATTGCCAGCTAAACCATGTTTTTAGCTTCAGTTATCGTGCTGCAGTGCAGGCAAATCTTATTGAGAACGAATATGACCACGTGTTTTTTGGCGTCAGCAATACGGTGCCCAATCCTTCGCCCGATGAGGTAGAAGCCTACCGCTACATCGGCCTGGATGAACTTGCCCGGGAGTTGGATGAACATCCTGCCGATTATACGGCATGGCTGAAGATCTGCTTTGATCAGGTGTATGCAAATTATTACCAATAA
- a CDS encoding phytoene/squalene synthase family protein: MKARFDKLSATCSRETTRLYSTSFSLGIYFLNKELRDPIYAIYGFVRLADEIVDSFHDYPKALLLAEFKEDCFRAISRGISINPVLNSFQQVVNKYHINHDLIRQFLKSMEMDLAVQEYTPDKYEEYILGSAQVVGLMCLHVFTNGNTDEFERLRVPAMKLGSAFQKVNFLRDANADYQELNRTYFPEVNLSSFSDRDKKAIEQDILREFNEALDGIRQLPRSCRKGVYLAYVYYKQLFRKIANVPAARVMEQRIRVSNGHKFWLMFDSLVRYKLNVL; this comes from the coding sequence ATGAAAGCGAGATTCGATAAATTATCTGCAACGTGCAGCAGGGAAACCACCCGGCTATACAGTACCAGTTTTTCGCTGGGTATCTATTTTTTAAACAAAGAGCTTCGTGATCCTATATATGCCATTTATGGCTTTGTAAGGCTGGCCGACGAAATTGTGGATAGCTTTCACGATTATCCCAAGGCCTTGCTGTTAGCGGAGTTTAAAGAAGATTGTTTCCGCGCGATAAGCCGTGGCATCAGCATCAACCCGGTACTCAATTCTTTTCAGCAGGTTGTTAATAAATATCACATCAACCATGACCTTATCAGGCAGTTTTTAAAGAGCATGGAAATGGACCTGGCGGTGCAGGAGTATACCCCCGATAAATACGAGGAATATATTCTTGGTTCGGCGCAGGTAGTGGGTTTAATGTGCCTGCATGTGTTTACCAACGGCAATACTGATGAGTTTGAACGACTGCGTGTGCCTGCTATGAAATTAGGATCGGCGTTTCAAAAAGTGAATTTTTTAAGAGACGCAAACGCGGATTATCAGGAATTAAACAGAACTTATTTTCCGGAAGTAAACCTCTCATCTTTTTCTGATCGGGATAAAAAGGCTATCGAGCAGGATATTCTTCGCGAGTTTAATGAGGCGTTGGATGGTATAAGGCAACTGCCCCGTTCATGTCGTAAAGGGGTTTATCTTGCTTATGTTTATTATAAGCAGTTATTTCGTAAAATAGCCAATGTGCCGGCCGCGAGGGTAATGGAACAACGCATCCGGGTATCCAACGGGCATAAATTTTGGCTGATGTTTGATTCGCTGGTGCGGTACAAACTAAATGTATTGTGA
- a CDS encoding sterol desaturase family protein: MNALIIIVTFFAMEGVAWFTHKYIMHGLLWVWHRDHHKKEQPGYLEKNDLFFLIFAIPGISCLAAGILGAMPVFTCVGIGITLYGACYFFVHDLFIHQRIKVLRNSQNWYLKAIRRAHKMHHKHIGKEAGECFGMLWVPFKYFRIGPGDGK, encoded by the coding sequence ATGAATGCTTTAATTATCATAGTCACATTTTTTGCGATGGAGGGTGTTGCCTGGTTTACCCATAAATATATAATGCACGGTTTGTTATGGGTATGGCACCGCGACCATCACAAAAAAGAGCAGCCCGGCTACCTGGAAAAAAACGACCTGTTCTTCCTCATCTTCGCTATACCCGGTATAAGTTGCCTGGCCGCGGGTATTTTAGGGGCTATGCCGGTTTTTACTTGTGTGGGTATTGGTATTACGTTGTATGGCGCCTGCTACTTTTTTGTGCACGATTTATTTATACATCAGCGTATTAAAGTATTGCGCAATTCGCAAAACTGGTATTTAAAGGCCATTCGCAGGGCGCATAAAATGCACCATAAGCATATTGGGAAAGAAGCGGGGGAGTGTTTCGGCATGTTGTGGGTGCCGTTTAAATACTTCCGGATAGGCCCGGGAGACGGAAAATAG
- a CDS encoding phytoene desaturase family protein: protein MNDKTNFAVIGSGFAGLSAAAYLAKAGYQVDVIEKNATIGGRARQLNTNNGYLFDMGPSWYWMPEVFEKFFADFGYKPSDFYELKQLDPGFSVVFGDDDVMAVPADFNALCQLFESIETGSVAQLKLFLAEAAYKYKTGMDKLVYKPGLSLTEFWDWDLFKGVFKLQVFTAFSKHVRKFFKNPRLIALMEFPVLFLGAMPEDTPALYSLMNYAGLQLGTWYPKGGFGKIIEGMQEVCKAQGVKFFTNTAVTSIKVANNRVSAIVTANDTRAYDGVIAAADYHHVEEKLLEPPFRNYQESYWDKRVMAPSSLIFYLGITRKINRLDHHTLFFDADLKQHAQEIYKEPQWPSKPLFYVCCPSKTDDTVAPAGHENLFILMPLAPGIEDNDDLREKYFNLIMDRLEHFSGVAIRQHLDYKQSYCINDFVADYNSYKGNAYGLANTLMQTANLKPSISNRRIGNLFYAGQLTVPGPGVPPSIISGKVSAQQLIKYSTKNK from the coding sequence TTGAACGATAAAACCAATTTTGCTGTTATTGGCTCTGGCTTTGCCGGTTTAAGTGCCGCTGCATACCTGGCAAAGGCCGGGTACCAGGTTGATGTGATTGAAAAAAATGCAACTATAGGCGGCCGTGCCCGGCAGTTAAACACCAATAACGGGTACTTGTTTGATATGGGCCCAAGCTGGTACTGGATGCCCGAAGTGTTCGAAAAATTCTTCGCTGATTTTGGTTACAAGCCTTCCGATTTTTATGAATTGAAACAACTGGATCCCGGATTTTCGGTAGTTTTTGGTGACGATGATGTTATGGCCGTGCCTGCCGATTTCAACGCGTTGTGCCAGTTGTTTGAGTCGATAGAAACCGGCAGCGTGGCACAATTAAAACTGTTTTTGGCCGAGGCCGCTTATAAATATAAAACGGGGATGGATAAACTGGTTTACAAACCGGGTTTGTCGCTCACCGAATTTTGGGATTGGGACCTGTTTAAAGGGGTTTTTAAATTGCAGGTGTTTACCGCTTTTAGCAAACACGTCAGGAAGTTTTTTAAAAACCCCAGGCTAATAGCGCTCATGGAGTTCCCGGTACTGTTTTTAGGCGCCATGCCCGAAGATACCCCGGCCTTATACAGCCTCATGAATTACGCCGGCCTGCAGTTGGGTACCTGGTATCCGAAGGGTGGTTTCGGCAAAATTATTGAAGGGATGCAGGAAGTTTGCAAAGCGCAGGGCGTAAAATTTTTTACCAATACGGCTGTTACTTCAATTAAGGTGGCCAACAACCGGGTTTCGGCAATTGTTACTGCCAACGATACAAGGGCCTATGACGGCGTTATCGCTGCGGCCGATTATCATCATGTAGAAGAAAAACTACTGGAGCCACCATTCAGAAACTACCAGGAATCATACTGGGACAAACGGGTAATGGCGCCATCAAGCCTTATTTTTTACCTTGGAATTACCCGCAAAATAAACAGGCTTGACCACCACACTTTATTTTTTGACGCCGATTTAAAACAGCACGCGCAGGAAATATATAAAGAGCCCCAATGGCCTTCAAAACCACTGTTTTATGTTTGCTGCCCATCAAAAACCGATGATACCGTAGCACCCGCAGGGCACGAAAACCTGTTTATCCTGATGCCGCTTGCACCCGGGATTGAAGATAACGACGACCTGAGGGAAAAATATTTTAATTTGATTATGGACAGGTTGGAACATTTTAGCGGCGTAGCTATAAGGCAACATCTGGATTACAAGCAAAGCTATTGTATAAATGATTTTGTTGCCGATTATAACTCCTACAAAGGCAATGCTTATGGGTTGGCCAATACGCTCATGCAAACGGCAAATCTAAAGCCATCCATCAGCAACCGCCGGATAGGTAATTTATTTTATGCCGGGCAGCTTACGGTACCAGGCCCCGGTGTGCCGCCGTCAATCATATCAGGTAAAGTTTCGGCCCAACAATTAATTAAATATTCAACCAAAAATAAATGA